In Mytilus edulis chromosome 4, xbMytEdul2.2, whole genome shotgun sequence, the following proteins share a genomic window:
- the LOC139519959 gene encoding uncharacterized protein isoform X1 gives MKFEGEESVVVFDLETTGLSRKSDITQLAAFDGTTVFNEHVSPREVISPKSSEITGLTFDFSFDQMYHHGKPVKSRDIQIVLLEFIDFISKKKKPILFGHNIASFDIPILMNKLRQHSLLSEFMLHIYGCIDTIKLARRKFKTKDIGNHKQQTLVTKLLGVEYDAHNACADVTSLYQLLEHFEYSEKDVFPFNAALLTDSYIPLIRASRITKLTAR, from the exons ATGAAGTTTGAAGGAGAAGAATCAGTAGTAGTTTTTGATTTAGAAACAACAG GATTATCAAGGAAGTCTGATATAACTCAGCTGGCTGCATTTGATGGAACCACTGTATTCAATGAGCATGTTTCACCTAGGGAGGTTATTTCACCCAAATCATCAGAAATAACAGGattgacttttgatttttcttttgacCAGATGTACCATCATGGTAAACCAGTTAAAAGCAGAGATATTCAGATTGTATTACTGGAATTTATTGATTTTATCAGCAAAAAGAAGAAACCCATTCTTTTCGGTCATAACATTGCTTCGTTTGACATTCCCATATTGATGAACAAACTGCGTCAGCACAGTCTTCTTTCGGAATTCATGTTACATATCTATGGGTGCATTGATACAATAAAATTGGCAAGAAGGAAATTCAAAACTAAAGACATAGGAAATCATAAACAACAAACATTGGTCACAAAATTACTTGGCGTAGAATATGATGCTCACAATGCATGTGCTGATGTCACAAGTCTATATCAACTTCTTGAGCACTTTGAATATTCAGAAAAGGATGTTTTTCCATTCAACGCAGCTTTGCTAACAGATTCTTACATTCCATTGATAAGGGCCTCACGCATCACCAAGCTAACAGCTAGATGA